One window of Elaeis guineensis isolate ETL-2024a chromosome 11, EG11, whole genome shotgun sequence genomic DNA carries:
- the LOC105053844 gene encoding uncharacterized protein isoform X2 yields the protein MWLEIICGLVVFTLLWILFYGDDAVPDVESSDSNACFAVAARLEKLYGGKAFVGLRIPDPDAGFRQHIDVVLVTKREVMVVAVRNFSGFVEVGKDGSWVCIGDKKHKAETYPDPVLEVGRQAEILQSYLEQRGVPLLKGHMIGKVVLPNPNCRPAYSIAVQPEIISFDKWRELKPESKGGVSSWIKDAIHGSKTEMQDDHQKLIFILGSSPMWDRLELRGDRNILGEFIEFKGNHDDMLALSNLKRSKVSQFIIQKPTMLGFDQGSSSCIHPVIFGVKGLQLQNGRRSL from the exons ATGTGGTTGGAGATCATCTGCGGCCTGGTCGTCTTCACGCTTCTCTGGATACTCTTCTACGGCGACGACGCCGTACCGGACGTCGAAAGCTCCGATTCCAACGCGTGCTTCGCCGTCGCCGCCAG GTTGGAGAAGCTCTATGGTGGGAAGGCATTCGTGGGGCTTCGAATCCCCGATCCTGACGCCGGCTTCCGGCAGCACATTGACGTAGTTCTTGTCACCAAAAG GGAAGTGATGGTGGTGGCGGTGAGGAACTTTTCTGGGTTTGTGGAGGTTGGGAAGGATGGGAGCTGGGTTTGTATTGGCGACAAGAAACATAAGGCGGAAACCTATCCGGATCCT GTGCTTGAAGTTGGCAGACAAGCTGAAATTCTTCAATCATACTTGGAGCAAAGAGGGGTACCTTTGCTCAAGGGCCACATGATTGGCAAAGTTGTACTCCCAAATCCAAATTGCAG GCCTGCCTATTCTATTGCTGTTCAACCAGAGATCATTTCTTTTGACAAATGGAGAGAGCTCAAGCCGGAATCAAAAGGTGGAGTGTCTAGTTGGATTAAAGATGCAATTCATGGAAGCAAGACTGAGATGCAGGATGACCATCAGAAGCTTATTTTTATTCTTGGTTCATCGCCAATGTGGGACCG CTTAGAACTCAGAGGCGATAGAAACATTCTTGGTGAGTTCATTGAATTCAAAGGAAACCATGATGACATGCTAGCTTTGAGCAATTTGAAGAGATCGAAAGTTAGCCAATTCATCATCCAAAAGCCAACTATGTTAGGTTTTG ATCAAGGCTCCAGCTCTTGTATTCACCCCGTGATTTTCGGAGTGAAGGGGCTTCAGCTTCAGAATGGAAGGAGGTCGCTGTGA
- the LOC105053844 gene encoding uncharacterized protein isoform X1 — MWLEIICGLVVFTLLWILFYGDDAVPDVESSDSNACFAVAARLEKLYGGKAFVGLRIPDPDAGFRQHIDVVLVTKREVMVVAVRNFSGFVEVGKDGSWVCIGDKKHKAETYPDPVLEVGRQAEILQSYLEQRGVPLLKGHMIGKVVLPNPNCRPAYSIAVQPEIISFDKWRELKPESKGGVSSWIKDAIHGSKTEMQDDHQKLIFILGSSPMWDRLELRGDRNILGEFIEFKGNHDDMLALSNLKRSKVSQFIIQKPTMLGFGRSRLQLLYSPRDFRSEGASASEWKEVAVKPNTEFLFQPLNSKKPRKFKLSSAVSLTLSA, encoded by the exons ATGTGGTTGGAGATCATCTGCGGCCTGGTCGTCTTCACGCTTCTCTGGATACTCTTCTACGGCGACGACGCCGTACCGGACGTCGAAAGCTCCGATTCCAACGCGTGCTTCGCCGTCGCCGCCAG GTTGGAGAAGCTCTATGGTGGGAAGGCATTCGTGGGGCTTCGAATCCCCGATCCTGACGCCGGCTTCCGGCAGCACATTGACGTAGTTCTTGTCACCAAAAG GGAAGTGATGGTGGTGGCGGTGAGGAACTTTTCTGGGTTTGTGGAGGTTGGGAAGGATGGGAGCTGGGTTTGTATTGGCGACAAGAAACATAAGGCGGAAACCTATCCGGATCCT GTGCTTGAAGTTGGCAGACAAGCTGAAATTCTTCAATCATACTTGGAGCAAAGAGGGGTACCTTTGCTCAAGGGCCACATGATTGGCAAAGTTGTACTCCCAAATCCAAATTGCAG GCCTGCCTATTCTATTGCTGTTCAACCAGAGATCATTTCTTTTGACAAATGGAGAGAGCTCAAGCCGGAATCAAAAGGTGGAGTGTCTAGTTGGATTAAAGATGCAATTCATGGAAGCAAGACTGAGATGCAGGATGACCATCAGAAGCTTATTTTTATTCTTGGTTCATCGCCAATGTGGGACCG CTTAGAACTCAGAGGCGATAGAAACATTCTTGGTGAGTTCATTGAATTCAAAGGAAACCATGATGACATGCTAGCTTTGAGCAATTTGAAGAGATCGAAAGTTAGCCAATTCATCATCCAAAAGCCAACTATGTTAGGTTTTG GTAGATCAAGGCTCCAGCTCTTGTATTCACCCCGTGATTTTCGGAGTGAAGGGGCTTCAGCTTCAGAATGGAAGGAGGTCGCTGTGAAGCCAAATACTGAGTTTTTGTTTCAGCCACTGAACTCCAAAAAACCTCGGAAGTTCAAGCTTTCAAGTGCTGTCTCATTGACACTCAGTGCCTAG